A stretch of the Chelonoidis abingdonii isolate Lonesome George chromosome 11, CheloAbing_2.0, whole genome shotgun sequence genome encodes the following:
- the C2CD4D gene encoding C2 calcium-dependent domain-containing protein 4D, translating into MFLSRPRATNRKPGPLPTCPNVLTPDRIPKFFIPPKLSTLYGRALGGSPGSQQSPQGTGSLETHKALIRAADRHVTHAQSLHQDPMARAEGEAGHQLPPACSMSHLVNPGGFLLLPESPHTRRRESLFHSMCPPHHISLDLSPEPGARLLPPELRPWRPVSQPDALDSDTASSAGSSPFSFPVLGHPLACQAHWGRPLCSRTLDAQAGGRASSLSAEEASSTDDSPSFPRRQTEPSWGAVARLAPPPFSPLDFICRPARVAQENTVALSRGGCLRLSSKYVPASWCLHVRLVSAEGLYPRPCDPQCVGCCVALQLQPGKAQKQRSAVVKRSRSPIFNEDFFFEGLAPHELPARRLRLKAVNKGCGMRQDAVLGKAEVPLPALLPP; encoded by the coding sequence ATGTTTCTCTCCAGACCAAGGGCCACGAACAGGAAGCCGGGCCCGCTGCCCACCTGCCCCAACGTCCTCACCCCCGACCGGATCCCCAAGTTTTTCATCCCCCCCAAACTCTCCACCCTGTATGGCAGAGCCCTGGGCGGGAGCCCAGGTTCCCAGCAGAGCCCCCAAGGGACCGGGAGCCTGGAGACACACAAGGCCCTGATCAGAGCTGCCGATCGGCATGTCACCCACGCGCAGAGCCTGCACCAGGACCCCATGGCCAGGGCAGAGGGTGAGGCTGGCCATCAGCTCCCCCCTGCCTGCTCCATGTCCCACCTTGTCAACCCAGGGGGCTTCCTCCTCTTGCCCGAGAGCCCCCACACGCGCCGAAGGGAGTCCCTCTTTCACAGCATGTGCCCACCCCACCACATCTCCCTTGACCTCTCCCCCGAGCCCGGCGCCAGGCTCCTGCCCCCAGAGCTGCGGCCCTGGCGGCCCGTCTCCCAGCCCGATGCCTTGGACAGCGACACGGCCTCCTCTGCAGGTTCCTCGCCCTTCAGCTTTCCAGTGCTGGGGCACCCGCTGGCCTGCCAGGCCCACTGGGGCCGGCCCCTATGCAGCCGCACCCTGGATGCCCAGGCGGGGGGCCGGGCCAGCTCGCTGTCTGCCGAGGAAGCCAGCTCTACGGACGACAGCCCCAGCTTCCCACGCCGACAGACCGAGCCAAGCTGGGGGGCAGTGGCCAGGTTGGctcccccacccttctcccccTTGGATTTCATCTGCCGCCCTGCACGGGTGGCCCAGGAGAACACGGTGGCGCTGAGCCGAGGCGGGTGCCTGCGCCTCTCCTCCAAGTACGTCCCGGCCAGCTGGTGCCTGCATGTCCGGCTGGTCAGCGCCGAGGGGCTCTACCCGCGGCCCTGCGACCCCCAGTGCGTTGGCTGCTGCGTGGCCCTGCAGCTGCAACCGGGCAAGGCGCAGAAGCAGCGCAGCGCCGTGGTCAAGAGGAGCCGGAGCCCCATCTTCAATGAGGACTTCTTCTTCGAGGGCCTGGCGCCCCACGAGCTGCCTGCCCGCCGCCTCCGGCTCAAGGCAGTCAACAAGGGCTGCGGCATGAGGCAGGATGCCGTGCTGGGCAAGGCCGAGGTCCCgctgcctgccctgctgcccccctaG
- the LOC116817640 gene encoding acyl-coenzyme A thioesterase THEM4-like: MWRNCVRLARRGLGRGAVLCPDPTVSHCGVVRGLSPAAPCSSLWNSVTWFSQARQSKDYALPNSSWSQGMMDLYSRFLEMCKDGTWKRIPSYDNSIDHTPESLKLTSEKERKETRLFPRNMDTEGVGFEYAMFLNPSEKRMVCLFQPGPYLEGPSGFAHGGSTATIIDSTIGGCAIFVAGRVMTANLSINYRNPIPLGSVVLVDSKVDQVEGRKVFLSCQVRSIDGQTLHAEATALFIQLDSTKSLQQQMSCQ, from the exons ATGTGGAGGAATTGTGTTAGGTTGGCAAGAAGGGGGCTTGGTCGCGGTGCAGTCCTCTGTCCAGACCCAACGGTGTCACACTGCGGTGTCGTTCGAGGGTTAAGTCCAGCTGCCCCATGCAGTTCGCTCTGGAACTCCGTG ACCTGGTTCTCTCAGGCCAGACAGTCAAAGGATTACGCCCTCCCCaactccagctggagccagggcatGATGGATTTGTATAGCAGGTTCCTGGAGATGTGTAAAGATGGGACATGGAAAAGGATTCCTTCCTACGACAATAGTATTGATCATACACCAG AATCACTGAAGCTGACGTCTGAGAAGGAGCGGAAGGAAACCCGCCTCTTCCCCAGAAACATGGATACGGAGGGAGTGGGCTTCGAGTATGCCATGTTCCTTAACCCGTCTGAGAAAAGGATGGTGTGTCTCTTCCAGCCAGGCCCCTATCTGGAAGGGCCTTCGGG GTTTGCCCACGGGGGCTCCACTGCAACGATCATTGACAGCACGATTGGGGGCTGCGCTATATTTGTTGCTGGCAGGGTGATGACAGCCAACCTCAGTATAAACTACAGGAA CCCCATTCCGCTGGGCTCGGTGGTCTTGGTGGACAGCAAAGTGGACCAAGTCGAGGGAAGGAAAGTGTTTCTGTCCTGCCAAGTCAGGAGCATAGATGGCCAAACACTTCATGCAGAGGCAACCG CCCTGTTTATCCAGCTGGATTCCACAaagtccctgcagcagcagatgagcTGCCAGTGA